From one Tetragenococcus osmophilus genomic stretch:
- a CDS encoding FAD-dependent oxidoreductase: protein MKIIVIGSVAAGTSVAAKARRNTEEAEIIVYDQGKDISYSVCGIPYQIGGEVEELSALTPRNAAWFKKRYNVSVFTEHKVTKVDHANKQLEVTDLVSGEKKLENYDVLVFATGASPFTPPPFNQKEYDNVFQVRNIQDARDIGAYSAKQPKKALIIGAGFIGLEMTEQLIHKGLEVTIVQLEDQVMPPMDADMTFRVEEHMRAKGVNLILSDTVKTIEGETSVERVITTNGITIEPDIVILSAGVRPNTELAKEMGVELGASRAIAVNKKMQTNLPDVYAVGDVAESFSVITGKPIYRPLGSTANKMGRIAGDVITGGDLEHRGVLGTGIFRIFDLHVGQTGLTEKEAKKEGYDVEILYNIKPDHAEYLGGKELTIKALADKETGRILGAQAIGQGGVDKRIDVIATAITFKAKSEDLFHLDLAYAPPFATTKDPILYTGMALDNALKRNPLLTPAELIRRQNSGEKLQIIDTRSKKDYDKSHVKGAIHVPLAELRERNVELDKYVATVTYCNKGVTGNASQNLLLNYGFEKVYNLSGGNKNYQSYLKMLKSKSK from the coding sequence ATGAAAATTATTGTCATTGGATCCGTTGCAGCAGGTACTTCTGTAGCAGCTAAAGCTAGAAGAAACACAGAAGAAGCTGAAATTATCGTTTACGATCAAGGAAAAGATATTTCTTATTCTGTTTGCGGGATTCCTTATCAAATTGGTGGCGAAGTTGAAGAATTAAGTGCCTTAACCCCGAGAAATGCAGCATGGTTCAAAAAGAGATACAATGTTTCAGTTTTCACCGAGCATAAAGTGACAAAAGTTGATCATGCCAACAAACAGTTAGAAGTGACGGATCTTGTTTCTGGAGAAAAGAAACTAGAAAATTACGATGTATTGGTTTTTGCTACAGGGGCTTCTCCATTCACTCCACCTCCATTTAATCAAAAAGAGTATGATAATGTGTTCCAAGTTCGAAATATTCAAGACGCACGAGATATTGGAGCCTATTCAGCTAAACAACCTAAAAAAGCATTGATTATTGGTGCTGGATTTATTGGTTTAGAAATGACAGAACAATTAATCCATAAAGGATTAGAAGTAACAATCGTTCAATTAGAAGATCAAGTCATGCCTCCTATGGACGCAGATATGACTTTCCGTGTAGAAGAGCATATGCGTGCAAAAGGTGTTAATTTAATCCTTAGCGACACGGTAAAAACGATTGAAGGAGAAACGTCAGTAGAGAGAGTTATCACGACAAACGGCATTACAATTGAACCAGATATCGTTATTTTATCAGCAGGTGTACGTCCAAATACAGAATTAGCTAAAGAAATGGGCGTAGAACTGGGAGCTTCAAGAGCAATTGCGGTCAACAAAAAAATGCAAACTAATCTTCCAGATGTTTATGCGGTTGGGGATGTGGCAGAAAGCTTCTCCGTTATTACAGGTAAGCCAATCTACCGTCCGTTAGGCTCAACGGCTAATAAAATGGGTCGAATCGCTGGAGATGTCATTACCGGTGGCGATTTAGAGCACAGAGGTGTCTTAGGAACAGGAATATTCAGAATCTTTGATCTACATGTCGGTCAAACAGGATTAACAGAAAAAGAAGCGAAAAAAGAAGGTTATGATGTTGAAATCTTATATAATATCAAGCCAGACCACGCCGAGTATTTAGGTGGGAAAGAATTGACTATCAAAGCATTAGCAGATAAAGAAACCGGTCGCATCTTAGGTGCACAAGCTATCGGTCAAGGTGGCGTAGACAAACGAATTGACGTAATCGCAACAGCTATTACGTTTAAAGCAAAATCGGAAGATTTATTCCATTTAGATTTAGCCTATGCACCACCATTTGCGACAACGAAAGACCCCATTCTTTATACGGGAATGGCATTGGATAATGCATTAAAACGAAATCCATTGTTAACACCAGCTGAATTAATACGTCGCCAAAATAGTGGTGAAAAATTACAAATTATCGATACACGTTCTAAAAAAGATTATGACAAATCACATGTTAAAGGAGCAATTCATGTTCCTTTGGCTGAACTGAGAGAAAGAAATGTAGAATTAGACAAATATGTAGCAACGGTCACTTATTGTAATAAAGGTGTAACTGGTAATGCATCTCAAAATTTATTATTAAATTATGGATTTGAAAAAGTTTATAATTTATCTGGTGGGAATAAAAATTATCAAAGTTATCTTAAAATGTTAAAATCGAAATCAAAATAA
- a CDS encoding ArsR/SmtB family transcription factor, with protein sequence MDYESYAAVMKALSDPKRVKILDIISCGELCACDILEQFDFTQPTLSHHIKVLVNAGLVNVEKKGTWHHYSLNEKNMNQLVIDTSQLTSKKTSCICSETDQKGAALSEKTLFV encoded by the coding sequence ATGGACTATGAGTCTTATGCAGCCGTAATGAAAGCTTTATCTGATCCTAAACGAGTAAAAATATTAGATATTATTTCTTGTGGTGAGCTATGCGCTTGTGATATATTAGAGCAATTTGATTTTACCCAACCGACTTTATCCCATCATATAAAAGTTCTTGTGAATGCAGGTTTAGTAAACGTAGAAAAAAAAGGAACATGGCACCATTATTCATTGAATGAAAAAAATATGAATCAATTGGTGATCGATACTAGTCAACTTACTTCAAAAAAAACTAGTTGTATTTGTTCTGAAACAGATCAAAAAGGAGCTGCTTTAAGTGAAAAAACTCTTTTTGTATGA
- the arsD gene encoding arsenite efflux transporter metallochaperone ArsD, with translation MTELALFEPAMCCSTGVCGPSVNEDLLQITSVMNALDTLEGFQAKRYNLSSDPQTFVENEQMSKLLQEKGADALPATLLNGEVVKVGEYPSIEEITAFTGVRFVPMGSNDGGCYGGCCGSNSGCC, from the coding sequence ATGACAGAATTAGCATTATTTGAACCAGCAATGTGCTGTAGCACAGGTGTATGTGGACCATCTGTAAATGAAGACTTATTACAAATTACTTCAGTTATGAACGCTTTAGATACATTAGAGGGGTTTCAAGCTAAAAGATACAATTTATCTAGTGATCCTCAAACATTTGTAGAAAACGAACAAATGAGTAAATTATTGCAAGAAAAGGGCGCTGATGCGTTGCCAGCAACATTATTAAATGGAGAAGTAGTTAAAGTGGGAGAATACCCTTCAATTGAAGAAATAACAGCTTTTACAGGAGTCAGATTTGTCCCAATGGGCTCGAATGACGGTGGCTGTTACGGTGGCTGTTGTGGATCAAATTCAGGATGTTGTTAG
- the arsD gene encoding arsenite efflux transporter metallochaperone ArsD, protein MKKLFLYEPAMCCSTGVCGPSVNEDLIRVSSIMNELKKAEGIQAVRYNLSANPNSFVRNSKVTEILQEKGMNSLPITVVNDEVIKIGSYPSNKEIMDYTGLQLITI, encoded by the coding sequence GTGAAAAAACTCTTTTTGTATGAGCCAGCGATGTGTTGTAGTACGGGAGTATGCGGTCCTTCAGTAAATGAAGACTTAATACGAGTTTCTTCGATCATGAACGAACTAAAAAAAGCAGAAGGTATTCAAGCTGTCCGTTATAACTTATCAGCTAACCCTAATTCTTTTGTTCGAAATAGTAAGGTTACGGAAATTTTGCAGGAAAAAGGAATGAATTCTTTGCCTATAACCGTTGTAAATGACGAAGTTATAAAAATAGGTTCGTACCCTTCTAACAAAGAAATTATGGACTATACAGGTTTACAGTTGATAACGATTTGA
- the arsA gene encoding arsenical pump-driving ATPase, whose product MENYQPEQLNFTKYLFFTGKGGVGKTSTACATAVSLADSGKNVMLVGTDPASNLQDVFEKELTNNGLEIPEVKGLTVANFDPITAARDYMESVVGPYRGVLPDSAVANMEEQLLGSCTVEIASFNEFAGFLTNPEVEAQYDHIIFDTAPTGHTLRMLQLPSAWSNFLDENTTGVSCMGQLSGLGDKQEMYEHAVDTLSEGTKTTLMLVTRPQNGPLVEANRASEELKEIGVLNQQLIINGLLERPTDSVSQKIYDEQQLTLKNMPDNLKQFSKFIVPLRSYNVTGVENLRLLLTSDQTNAVVEAPEVMDYPKLQHIVDELDRTNKKVVFTMGKGGVGKTTIAATLATGLAAKGKKVHLATTDPAAHLGFVIKESDSIKMSHIDEKKELQDYKEEVLATARKTMSSEELDYVEEDLRSPCTQEIAVFRRFAEIVATVDCDVVVIDTAPTGHTLLLLDSSQSYAKEVERTSGEVPESVRRLLPVLQDPEQTEVVMVTLPENTPVYESMRLQEDLNRAKIAHTWWVINNSMLTSGTTNEVLKARAKSEVTWINKVVELSNDHFAVVEWSPIEVKGSVIESIFNCCI is encoded by the coding sequence ATGGAAAATTATCAACCAGAACAATTAAACTTTACAAAATATCTTTTCTTTACTGGTAAAGGCGGAGTAGGAAAAACATCTACAGCTTGTGCTACCGCAGTTTCTTTGGCGGATAGTGGGAAAAATGTTATGTTAGTGGGTACGGATCCTGCTAGTAATTTACAAGATGTTTTTGAGAAAGAATTAACAAACAACGGCTTAGAAATTCCAGAAGTGAAGGGATTAACCGTAGCGAACTTTGATCCAATTACTGCTGCACGTGACTATATGGAAAGTGTTGTTGGTCCGTATAGAGGGGTTTTGCCTGATTCAGCTGTAGCCAACATGGAAGAGCAATTATTAGGTTCTTGTACCGTTGAAATTGCGTCTTTTAATGAGTTTGCTGGCTTTTTAACGAATCCAGAAGTTGAAGCTCAATATGATCACATCATTTTTGATACTGCTCCAACTGGACACACATTAAGAATGCTGCAACTGCCTTCTGCATGGAGTAACTTCTTGGATGAAAACACTACTGGTGTTTCATGTATGGGTCAGCTATCCGGACTTGGCGATAAGCAAGAAATGTATGAACACGCAGTAGACACACTATCAGAGGGTACAAAAACAACCTTAATGTTAGTTACACGTCCGCAAAACGGACCACTGGTAGAAGCGAATAGAGCTTCTGAAGAATTAAAAGAAATCGGTGTGTTAAATCAACAATTAATTATCAATGGATTATTAGAAAGACCGACAGATAGCGTTTCTCAAAAGATTTATGATGAACAACAATTAACGTTAAAAAATATGCCTGATAATTTGAAACAATTTTCAAAATTTATCGTTCCATTACGCTCATATAACGTAACAGGTGTTGAAAACTTACGATTACTTTTAACATCAGATCAAACAAATGCCGTTGTAGAAGCTCCAGAAGTAATGGATTACCCTAAATTACAACACATTGTAGATGAATTAGATCGTACAAATAAAAAAGTTGTTTTCACTATGGGTAAAGGTGGCGTTGGTAAAACTACGATTGCTGCTACACTAGCAACGGGATTGGCAGCCAAAGGAAAAAAAGTTCATTTAGCAACAACAGATCCTGCTGCTCATTTGGGATTTGTAATAAAAGAATCGGATTCAATTAAAATGAGTCATATCGACGAGAAAAAAGAATTACAGGATTATAAGGAAGAAGTGTTAGCTACAGCCCGTAAAACAATGTCTTCTGAGGAATTGGATTATGTTGAAGAAGATTTACGCTCGCCTTGTACTCAAGAAATTGCCGTTTTCAGACGATTTGCAGAGATTGTCGCTACAGTTGATTGCGATGTAGTCGTCATTGATACCGCCCCAACTGGACACACTTTATTGTTATTAGATTCCTCTCAAAGCTATGCTAAAGAAGTGGAACGAACTTCTGGTGAAGTTCCTGAGTCCGTTCGTAGACTGTTGCCAGTCTTACAAGATCCAGAACAAACCGAAGTTGTCATGGTTACTTTACCTGAAAATACACCAGTATATGAATCTATGCGCCTACAAGAAGATTTAAATCGTGCTAAGATCGCTCATACTTGGTGGGTCATAAATAATAGTATGCTAACGAGTGGTACAACAAATGAAGTGCTCAAAGCTCGTGCTAAAAGCGAAGTCACTTGGATTAATAAAGTAGTGGAACTATCTAATGATCATTTTGCAGTAGTAGAGTGGAGTCCCATCGAAGTAAAAGGTTCCGTTATTGAAAGTATTTTTAATTGTTGCATATAG